The DNA window TAAAAAATTTAAACACTATCTCCCAATATGACATTATATTCCTGAATTGCGGTTCACGTAATTTTACACAAACAGGAACCAACACGCCGGGTAATGACCTTAGTGTTTTTGCCAATCTTTCTACTTTTATAACGAACGGCGGAAGCATCTATACCTCAGACTGGGCTGCAGCCTATCTGGTAGGCGGAGACAGAAATGTTCTGTCCTGTGGTCCTGGTGCAGGATTTATAGATTTCACGCAGGTTTGCTTTACTAATAGTGGATCTATCGGGATGTATGATAATTGCAGCATTTCCAATACTGCTATGGCTGCTTCAATAGGATTTAATACATTGGATATTCAGTATGATCAGCCTTTGTGGGACAAAATACAATACCATGATCCTTTATTCTGGGAAGTATTGGTACAAAAAGGGAATGAACCTTTGATGATAAGAACCAATAAGTATACTAATAAAAACGCCCCTAAAATCACAGTAGGAACGGCTTCAAACAATAACCATATGACGATCTGTCATCATACATCAAGCGGTAATAATATCACCATTACGATTAATCAGAATGCATGGAGTGCTCACCAGGCACACGGCGATTACGTGGGAGCATGTTCAGGAAATACTGGTAGCGGGAACATCTATTACACCACATTCCACAACCATGCAAGCGGAAATATCGGTAAAACAGGACCGATTCTTGAATATGTAATCCTAAATTTATAATAAAATTTTGTAACACAATTCTGAAAGTGGCTTTTTATAAGGCCACTTTTTTTATATTGCATGTATATTTTTAAAGAATGGATACAACAGTCATTAATATTCTTTGCCTTATTCTGTTATTTATTGGGATATTAGGAACTTTCTTACCGGTTTTGCCCGGTTTGTTACTGAGTATCTGCGGACTTCTGATCTATAAGTTCGGAACAGATGCAGATCTGCCAATGATTTATATCTGGGCATTTGGTATTCTTACTTTAGCTTCTGTAGTTTTGAGCTATGTAATTCCTGCAAAAACCAACAGAAAATACGGAGGAACCCGTTGGGGAAGCATCGGTTCTGTAATCGGAACCATTGTCGGAATATTCCTTCCCATTCCGCTGGGCTTTCTTGTAGGGATGTTTGCAGGAGTATTTATTGGGGAAATGCTTCATGACAGTAAAGACATGAATAAAGCACTGCAATCCACCAAAGGAGCATTAATCGGATTCATTTACGGAACAGGATTCAGCTTTGTGGTAGGAGTGGCAATGTTTTTGGTAGTACTTTTAAATATGTTTAGTATTATTTAACAAAAAATATAAACTATGTTCCATAAAATCTTCATCCTCAGTCTGGGAATATTCGCATTAACAGGATGTGATGCCCAAAAGAAAGTTAAAACCGATAAAAATACACCTCCAGGGTCTGCAAATACAACAATGACAAAGCCTAAGGATCAGAAAGCCGGCATCATCTATCTCAACGAAGGAGAAAATAAATTCCTGAAAGAATACCAGATGAATGTAACATTCACAGGCATTTCGGAAGACAGCCGCTGCCCCGAAGGAGCCAATTGTATCTGGGCCGGCGTTGCTCTTGCTCAGGTTCAGGTAATGGGAACAGCTACCCGACCTATAACTTTAAATCTGGCCAGTATGGATCATCCGGCAAGAGATTACCATCAATCAGCTGATTTTAACGGATATACGATTACTTTACAGGATGTAACTCCTTATCCTAAAACGGACGGTGGAGCCTCAGCGCTTACCGGAAAATATAAAATAGGAATTACTATAAAGAAAGAAGAAAAA is part of the Chryseobacterium lactis genome and encodes:
- a CDS encoding carboxypeptidase-like regulatory domain-containing protein, with the protein product MKQNYLFLMFCTLVLLVNCKGGDDTITPEDAKPISTGTVEGKVFAKNGTKPIGGAIVFTVDNKNQVYHTYSNADGTFSLTAPEGNTTLHIQTGNGLNFRTEIPVTVKRNETTSVAGKDSKLNQVAKIAYVEGSYDEIETIIANLGYTATEISYHDLKNLNTISQYDIIFLNCGSRNFTQTGTNTPGNDLSVFANLSTFITNGGSIYTSDWAAAYLVGGDRNVLSCGPGAGFIDFTQVCFTNSGSIGMYDNCSISNTAMAASIGFNTLDIQYDQPLWDKIQYHDPLFWEVLVQKGNEPLMIRTNKYTNKNAPKITVGTASNNNHMTICHHTSSGNNITITINQNAWSAHQAHGDYVGACSGNTGSGNIYYTTFHNHASGNIGKTGPILEYVILNL
- a CDS encoding DUF456 domain-containing protein: MDTTVINILCLILLFIGILGTFLPVLPGLLLSICGLLIYKFGTDADLPMIYIWAFGILTLASVVLSYVIPAKTNRKYGGTRWGSIGSVIGTIVGIFLPIPLGFLVGMFAGVFIGEMLHDSKDMNKALQSTKGALIGFIYGTGFSFVVGVAMFLVVLLNMFSII